The [Actinobacillus] rossii genome contains a region encoding:
- the rpoE_2 gene encoding RNA polymerase sigma factor, translating to MILNEINSPQFLEIREQMLKFAHLQLRDSHLAEDMVQEALLSALKNLTSFKRKAALKTWIFAILKNKIIDYLRQKDRFILESDLLSEENSNNTFFDEFGHWKEEYNPPEWQSLENSVYSDEFWVIFEICLTQLPAKQAHVFMMREYLELPTNEICNVSEITPANLHILLYRARLQLQQCLSKKSILGGQK from the coding sequence ATGATTCTAAATGAAATTAATTCACCTCAATTTTTAGAAATTCGAGAGCAAATGTTAAAATTCGCCCATCTTCAGTTACGAGATAGTCATTTAGCAGAAGATATGGTTCAAGAAGCATTGTTAAGTGCACTCAAAAATTTAACAAGTTTTAAGCGTAAGGCAGCACTTAAAACCTGGATATTCGCTATTTTAAAGAATAAGATTATTGATTATTTGCGCCAAAAGGATCGTTTTATTCTTGAAAGTGACTTATTGAGTGAGGAAAACAGTAATAATACTTTTTTTGATGAATTTGGACATTGGAAAGAGGAATATAATCCACCAGAATGGCAATCGCTTGAGAATTCAGTTTATTCAGATGAATTTTGGGTTATCTTTGAAATTTGCTTAACTCAGCTACCAGCCAAGCAGGCGCATGTATTTATGATGAGAGAATATTTAGAGCTACCTACAAATGAAATTTGTAATGTCTCAGAAATTACACCAGCTAATTTACACATTTTGTTATATCGAGCACGTTTACAGTTACAGCAATGTTTATCAAAAAAATCTATTTTAGGAGGGCAAAAATGA
- a CDS encoding transposase, which produces MFYSNNPLIKHKTGLLNLAEELGNISQACKAMGMSRDTFYRYQQAVEQGGVEALLNQTRRVPNIKNRVDEHIEQAVVKFALDFPAYGQVRVSNELRKQGVFVSAGGVRSIWLRHNLANFKQRLNALEKEVAEKGIILNESQVQALERKKEDDISSGEIETAHPGYLGSQDTFYVGNLKGVGRIYQQTFVDTYSKVAFAKLYTMKTAIAAADMLNDKVLPFFEAQGLPMLRILTDRGSEYCGKVENHDYELYLAINDIEHTKTKVKHPQTNGICRRFHKTILQEFYQVAFRKKIYTDLATLQADLDEWLMYYNHHRTHQGKMCCGRTPMATLLDGKGIWAEKNLSSN; this is translated from the coding sequence ATGTTTTATTCTAACAATCCGCTCATTAAACACAAGACCGGTTTACTCAATTTAGCAGAAGAACTCGGAAACATTTCTCAAGCTTGCAAAGCGATGGGGATGAGCCGAGATACATTCTATCGCTATCAACAAGCCGTAGAGCAAGGCGGTGTTGAAGCATTACTTAATCAAACTCGTCGGGTACCGAATATCAAAAATAGAGTAGACGAGCACATTGAGCAAGCTGTTGTAAAATTTGCCCTAGATTTTCCAGCTTACGGACAAGTTCGAGTGAGTAACGAACTTCGCAAGCAAGGTGTTTTTGTTTCAGCCGGTGGTGTTCGTTCCATTTGGCTACGTCATAATCTTGCTAACTTTAAACAGCGTTTAAATGCACTAGAGAAAGAAGTAGCTGAGAAAGGCATTATTCTAAATGAAAGTCAAGTCCAAGCCTTGGAACGTAAGAAAGAGGATGATATATCGAGTGGAGAAATTGAAACCGCTCATCCGGGCTATTTAGGTTCACAAGATACCTTTTATGTAGGTAATTTAAAAGGTGTTGGACGCATTTATCAGCAAACATTTGTTGATACTTATAGCAAGGTTGCTTTTGCAAAGCTCTACACAATGAAAACCGCAATTGCCGCTGCAGATATGCTCAATGATAAAGTCCTGCCGTTCTTTGAAGCCCAAGGATTACCGATGTTGCGTATTCTCACCGACCGTGGTAGTGAATATTGTGGCAAGGTGGAAAATCATGATTATGAGCTTTATTTAGCGATAAATGACATAGAGCATACTAAAACGAAAGTGAAGCATCCACAGACGAATGGTATCTGTAGACGTTTTCATAAGACTATCTTACAAGAATTTTACCAAGTCGCATTTAGGAAGAAAATATATACGGATTTAGCGACATTACAAGCTGATTTAGATGAGTGGTTAATGTATTATAATCACCATCGAACACATCAAGGAAAAATGTGCTGTGGCAGAACACCGATGGCAACATTACTTGATGGAAAAGGGATTTGGGCAGAAAAGAATTTAAGCTCAAATTAA
- a CDS encoding P2 phage tail completion protein R (GpR): MKKPNQLRKILEQSHQDFVKNPDRLQLYVDGGQVVATGSTSLSFEYRYTLNIICRRSNLI, encoded by the coding sequence ATGAAAAAGCCAAACCAACTGCGCAAAATCCTTGAACAAAGTCATCAAGACTTTGTGAAAAATCCTGACCGCTTACAGCTTTATGTTGACGGCGGTCAAGTTGTTGCAACTGGCAGCACATCACTGAGTTTTGAGTATCGTTACACGCTAAACATCATCTGTAGAAGATCAAACCTAATCTGA
- the ybiI gene encoding DnaK suppressor protein yields the protein MTDQFDRAQELEQMTRDIALQKHRTFKATSAFYCEDCDIPIPEKRRQLIQGVTRCVDCQQKYEMQQRNFRK from the coding sequence ATGACCGATCAATTTGACCGTGCGCAAGAACTCGAACAAATGACACGTGATATTGCGTTACAAAAACACCGCACTTTTAAAGCAACCAGTGCGTTTTATTGCGAAGATTGCGACATCCCCATTCCTGAAAAACGCCGCCAATTAATTCAAGGCGTAACCCGTTGCGTGGATTGTCAGCAAAAATACGAAATGCAACAACGGAATTTCAGAAAATGA
- a CDS encoding endolysin, whose product MIKRSAKYVCAVTAVVGLVIATHGNEIRTSEKGLLLIGNAEGCMQKPYQCPSDVLTVGIGTTDAVERINRNKIYTLQEVAELYTKGIKQAEKCVNTYANGQAMPQGGFDALTSITFNVGCGRLKNSTLFKMARKGYSKGMCGQFERWIYANGVPLKGLIERRQKETALCLGS is encoded by the coding sequence ATGATTAAACGATCAGCAAAATACGTCTGCGCCGTCACGGCTGTTGTCGGGCTTGTTATCGCCACGCATGGAAATGAAATTAGAACATCAGAAAAAGGATTATTGCTGATTGGTAATGCAGAAGGTTGCATGCAAAAACCCTATCAATGCCCCTCTGATGTTTTAACAGTAGGCATTGGCACAACAGATGCAGTAGAAAGAATTAACCGAAATAAAATTTACACCTTGCAAGAAGTGGCTGAATTATACACGAAAGGCATTAAGCAAGCCGAAAAGTGCGTGAATACCTATGCCAACGGTCAAGCCATGCCACAAGGGGGATTTGATGCGTTGACATCAATCACATTCAATGTTGGATGTGGTCGATTAAAAAACAGCACGCTGTTTAAAATGGCACGGAAAGGATACAGCAAAGGAATGTGCGGTCAATTTGAAAGATGGATTTATGCAAACGGCGTTCCACTAAAAGGCTTAATTGAAAGACGACAAAAGGAGACGGCATTATGTTTGGGTTCTTAA
- a CDS encoding Phage Tail Protein X, translating to MEVYAQQNDNLDAILYRYFGRSEGLLEIACELNPHLMDKPVIPIGTPVILPETDTEKISVASDTIQLWS from the coding sequence ATGGAAGTTTACGCACAACAAAATGACAACTTGGACGCCATTCTTTATCGCTATTTTGGCCGCAGTGAAGGGCTTTTAGAAATTGCGTGCGAATTAAATCCGCACTTAATGGATAAACCAGTCATTCCCATCGGAACACCAGTAATATTGCCTGAAACCGACACTGAAAAGATCAGCGTGGCAAGTGACACTATACAACTTTGGAGCTGA
- a CDS encoding Phage head completion protein (GPL): MSDGSLSVKLAPDYEMGAVQKQLEDYGTGEDIIRNDDFFPDISLSAFRNQYRADGTVTEQRLQDALTEAIASVNDELSTFRAQSEYHHLEQIPAPSVNGESVLIYRYKRAVNCLALANLYERYASYDSTNDGEKKMDLLKDSINELRRDARFAISDIIGKRRVDAELI; encoded by the coding sequence ATGAGCGACGGATCTCTATCAGTAAAACTTGCCCCTGACTATGAGATGGGTGCAGTGCAAAAACAACTGGAAGATTACGGAACAGGCGAAGATATTATTAGAAATGATGATTTTTTCCCTGACATTTCTCTTTCTGCTTTTCGCAATCAATATCGCGCTGACGGCACAGTCACCGAACAACGCTTGCAAGACGCATTGACTGAAGCCATCGCCAGTGTGAATGATGAATTATCTACATTCAGAGCACAAAGCGAATATCACCATCTTGAACAAATCCCCGCGCCATCAGTCAACGGCGAAAGCGTGTTGATTTACCGTTATAAACGTGCAGTGAACTGTTTGGCACTAGCGAACCTTTACGAACGCTATGCAAGCTATGACAGCACAAACGATGGTGAAAAGAAAATGGATTTACTTAAAGACAGCATTAACGAATTAAGACGAGACGCCCGATTTGCCATTAGTGACATTATCGGCAAAAGACGGGTCGATGCGGAGTTAATTTAA
- a CDS encoding Phage small terminase subunit, producing MRPTKRHFLEVSAAIANAAETEDLSDFTEYEKMCRIIARHRKDLKNIQSTERKGAFKKQILPDYLPWIEGALSVGSGKQDNVLMTWCVWAIDCGEYHLALQIADYAVFHDLRLPEPFTRTLGTLLAEEFADQAKTAQAANQPFEVSYLEQVQRITAECDMPDESRARLLRELGLLLVEKNPEQALQYLERALGLDQKIGVKGDIKKLRKKLSKADE from the coding sequence ATGCGCCCAACCAAACGCCATTTTCTGGAAGTTTCTGCCGCTATTGCTAATGCGGCAGAAACCGAAGATCTAAGCGACTTTACGGAATATGAAAAAATGTGCCGTATTATTGCGAGACATCGAAAGGATTTGAAAAACATCCAATCAACGGAACGCAAAGGCGCATTTAAAAAGCAAATTTTGCCTGACTATCTACCATGGATTGAAGGGGCGTTATCGGTCGGAAGTGGTAAACAAGATAATGTCTTGATGACATGGTGCGTGTGGGCGATTGACTGTGGCGAATATCATCTCGCCTTACAGATTGCCGATTATGCCGTATTTCATGATTTACGCTTGCCCGAGCCATTTACCCGAACACTTGGCACCTTGTTGGCAGAAGAATTTGCCGACCAAGCAAAAACCGCACAAGCCGCCAATCAGCCATTCGAAGTGTCGTACTTAGAGCAAGTACAACGCATCACCGCTGAATGTGACATGCCAGATGAAAGCCGTGCGCGATTATTGCGTGAATTAGGTTTGTTATTGGTTGAAAAGAACCCTGAACAAGCCTTGCAATACCTTGAGCGTGCTTTAGGTTTAGATCAAAAAATTGGCGTGAAAGGCGACATTAAAAAATTACGCAAAAAATTAAGCAAAGCCGATGAATAA